From one Streptomyces sp. 846.5 genomic stretch:
- a CDS encoding beta-galactosidase has product MAAALAAATAGLSLPTAAHAAAPLTAVNAAVQTPASHTVSYDGYSLMIDGKRTYIWSGEFHYSRLPSPSLWLDVLQKMKAAGFNAVSIYFDWAYHSPKQGVYDFSGVRDVDHLLDLAAQAGIYVIARPGPYINAEVDSGGFPAWLNTLPGKDRSTDPTYLAAADEWLSKIDPILARHQLTNGTGTVITYQVENEFYDGSAAGRAYMTHLEGKARADGITVPLTGNNNGTFNSGAGALDIDGADSYPQGFNCSNPLSWRGVPDISYDHVAGKPLYTAEFQGGSFDPWGGPGYAKCAQLTGADFADVFYKNNIAVGATLQSFYMTYGGTSWGWQADPSQVYTSYDYGAAISEDRQLTAKYQQDKLIGYFLQSVAPITKTDSLAAAATDNAAIVDTARINPDDGTQFHVLRHANSTATSTDSAHIAIDLGAHAGYTYDDTATQLQYTGSWSHVGSEQSYTGGDYQKTESFTNTAGDSVSIPFTGTAIHWIASKAANHGLADVYLDGVKVATVDGYAASTANQQIQYAASGLSDGAHTLKIVATGQKNAAASGTFVSVDAVDLPTPGARYYPTVPQQPGTQLTFAGRDSKTIVANYKLGATQVQYSTSEIMTQAEIGGRDVAVLYGRQGQDGETVLNYQQQPTVQVLAGSVQSTWDASTGDLRLNYIHDGLARVLITGGERPLLLLLGTDQTAEQFWQAQTAQGPVLVYGSDLLRTAVASTNGRGRLDLTGDSASAQPVEVFADPAVTGTITWNGKRLQARATGSGSELSTVPGVAAVTLPALTDWKHTQESPESQPGFDDSSWQIADKATSNSTTTPATLPVLFADDYGFHHGDVWYRGRFKGSAGATGITLSAITGKAGVYSVWLNGAFLGSSSPNNGGTSAQTFAFPAGALKAGGADNELSVLVENMGHNEDYNQADSNKEARGLIGAVVTGSPLTTLSWRIQGSSGGENLVDPVRGAMNTGGLYGERAGWSLPGFKDSSWPTVSLPTSDTTPGVSWYRTTATLDLPKGQDTSVGLQITDDASRHYRALIYVNGWQLGRYVNDVGPQHLFPIPNGILRANGANTIAIAVWNTDGSTGGLGAVSLVNLGSTASPLRTETVDSPRYQADTYAQPKAHQATVTLDAPDTAAAGTAYPVTATFAVPAGAPTATSVQLGLTLPSGWTAQPTGPVSAKKVAAGGSLTGSWTVTSPTGTLPAFSQLTAVAEYRQQGRTQQLADVRNVRAVPVAPTADTEVSALPFFTSSNGWGPVERNTSNGEQAAGDGKPITIGGQVYAYGLGTNAVSDVGIYLGGHCTRFTATVGVDAEAGSAGTVTFSVLADGRNLVTTPVLKGGGSTVSIDVDTTGAQLLDLVVGDGGDGNGNDHGDWADAKVACS; this is encoded by the coding sequence GTGGCCGCAGCACTCGCCGCCGCCACCGCCGGACTCAGCCTGCCCACCGCAGCCCACGCTGCCGCACCCTTAACGGCGGTCAACGCCGCAGTGCAGACCCCCGCGTCCCACACCGTCAGCTATGACGGCTACTCGCTGATGATCGACGGCAAGCGGACCTACATCTGGTCCGGTGAGTTCCACTACAGCCGCCTGCCCAGCCCGTCGCTCTGGCTGGACGTGCTGCAGAAGATGAAGGCGGCCGGCTTCAACGCCGTGTCGATCTACTTCGACTGGGCCTACCACTCGCCCAAGCAGGGGGTCTACGACTTCTCCGGGGTGCGCGACGTGGACCACCTGCTCGACCTGGCCGCCCAGGCCGGCATCTACGTCATCGCCCGTCCCGGCCCGTACATCAACGCCGAGGTCGACAGCGGCGGATTCCCGGCCTGGCTGAACACCCTTCCCGGCAAGGACCGCAGCACCGACCCCACCTACCTCGCCGCCGCCGACGAGTGGCTCAGCAAGATCGACCCGATCCTGGCCCGGCACCAACTGACCAACGGCACCGGAACCGTGATCACCTATCAGGTCGAGAACGAGTTCTACGACGGCTCCGCGGCCGGCCGCGCCTATATGACCCATCTGGAGGGCAAGGCCCGTGCCGACGGCATCACCGTCCCGCTGACCGGCAACAACAACGGCACCTTCAACAGCGGTGCGGGTGCCCTGGACATCGACGGCGCGGACTCCTATCCGCAGGGCTTCAACTGCTCCAATCCGCTGTCCTGGAGGGGCGTCCCCGACATCTCCTACGACCATGTCGCCGGAAAGCCGCTGTACACCGCCGAGTTCCAGGGCGGCTCGTTCGACCCCTGGGGCGGCCCGGGCTACGCCAAGTGCGCCCAGCTGACCGGCGCCGACTTCGCCGATGTCTTCTACAAGAACAACATCGCCGTCGGCGCCACGTTGCAGAGTTTCTACATGACCTACGGCGGCACCTCCTGGGGCTGGCAGGCCGACCCCTCCCAGGTCTACACCTCCTACGACTACGGCGCGGCCATCTCCGAGGACCGTCAGCTCACCGCCAAGTACCAGCAGGACAAGCTGATCGGCTACTTCCTGCAGAGCGTCGCGCCGATCACCAAGACCGACAGCCTGGCCGCCGCTGCGACCGACAACGCGGCCATCGTCGACACCGCGCGGATCAACCCCGACGACGGCACCCAGTTCCATGTGCTCCGGCACGCCAACTCGACCGCGACCAGCACCGATTCCGCCCATATCGCGATCGACCTGGGCGCGCACGCCGGCTACACCTACGACGACACCGCCACCCAGCTCCAGTACACCGGGAGTTGGTCGCACGTCGGCTCCGAGCAGAGCTACACCGGCGGCGATTACCAGAAGACCGAGTCCTTCACCAACACCGCGGGCGACAGCGTCAGCATCCCCTTCACCGGCACCGCGATCCACTGGATCGCCTCCAAGGCCGCCAACCACGGCCTGGCCGACGTCTACCTGGACGGCGTCAAGGTCGCCACCGTGGACGGCTACGCGGCGAGCACCGCCAACCAGCAGATCCAGTACGCGGCCTCCGGTCTCAGCGACGGTGCGCACACCCTGAAGATCGTGGCCACCGGCCAGAAGAACGCCGCCGCCAGCGGCACCTTCGTCTCGGTGGACGCCGTCGACCTGCCCACGCCCGGGGCCCGGTACTACCCCACCGTCCCGCAGCAGCCGGGCACCCAACTGACCTTCGCCGGACGCGACTCCAAGACGATCGTCGCCAACTACAAGCTCGGCGCGACCCAGGTGCAGTACTCCACCTCCGAGATCATGACCCAGGCCGAGATCGGCGGCCGGGACGTCGCCGTCCTCTACGGGCGGCAGGGCCAGGACGGCGAGACCGTCCTCAACTACCAGCAGCAGCCCACTGTCCAGGTCCTCGCCGGCAGCGTGCAGAGCACCTGGGACGCAAGCACCGGTGACCTGCGGCTGAACTACATCCATGACGGCCTGGCCCGGGTGCTGATCACCGGCGGGGAACGTCCGCTGCTCCTGCTGCTGGGCACCGACCAGACCGCCGAGCAGTTCTGGCAGGCGCAGACCGCGCAGGGCCCGGTCCTGGTCTACGGCAGCGACCTGCTGCGGACCGCCGTCGCGAGTACCAATGGGCGCGGCCGGCTCGACCTGACCGGCGACAGCGCCTCGGCCCAGCCGGTCGAGGTCTTCGCCGACCCGGCCGTCACCGGCACCATCACCTGGAACGGCAAGCGGCTGCAGGCCAGGGCGACCGGAAGCGGCTCCGAGCTGAGCACCGTGCCCGGCGTGGCCGCCGTCACCCTGCCGGCGCTCACCGACTGGAAGCACACCCAGGAGTCCCCGGAGTCCCAGCCCGGCTTCGACGACTCCTCCTGGCAGATCGCCGACAAGGCGACCTCCAACAGCACCACCACCCCAGCGACCCTGCCGGTGCTCTTCGCCGACGACTACGGATTCCACCACGGCGACGTCTGGTACCGGGGCCGGTTCAAGGGCTCGGCGGGCGCGACCGGGATCACCCTGTCCGCGATCACCGGCAAGGCGGGCGTCTACTCGGTCTGGCTCAACGGCGCCTTCCTGGGCAGCAGCAGCCCCAACAACGGCGGCACCAGCGCGCAGACCTTCGCCTTCCCGGCCGGGGCGCTGAAGGCCGGCGGCGCCGACAACGAACTCTCGGTGCTGGTCGAGAACATGGGCCACAACGAGGACTACAACCAGGCCGACAGCAACAAGGAGGCGCGCGGGCTGATCGGGGCCGTCGTCACCGGCTCCCCGCTGACCACGCTCAGTTGGCGGATCCAGGGATCGAGCGGCGGCGAGAACCTGGTCGACCCGGTGCGCGGCGCCATGAACACCGGCGGCCTCTACGGCGAGCGGGCCGGCTGGAGCCTGCCCGGCTTCAAGGACAGTTCCTGGCCCACCGTCAGTCTGCCCACCAGCGACACTACTCCGGGCGTCTCCTGGTACCGCACCACCGCGACGCTGGACCTTCCCAAGGGCCAGGACACCTCGGTCGGCCTGCAGATCACCGATGACGCCTCCCGCCACTACCGGGCGCTGATCTACGTCAACGGCTGGCAACTCGGCCGCTACGTCAACGACGTGGGTCCCCAGCACCTCTTCCCGATCCCCAACGGCATCCTCAGGGCGAACGGCGCCAACACCATCGCCATCGCGGTCTGGAACACCGACGGCAGCACCGGGGGCCTGGGCGCGGTCTCCCTGGTGAACCTCGGCAGCACCGCCTCCCCGCTGCGGACCGAGACGGTGGACAGCCCCCGCTACCAGGCCGACACCTACGCCCAGCCCAAGGCCCACCAGGCCACCGTCACCCTCGACGCCCCGGACACCGCGGCCGCCGGTACGGCCTACCCGGTCACCGCGACCTTCGCGGTGCCGGCCGGAGCCCCGACGGCCACCTCGGTCCAACTGGGTTTGACCCTGCCCAGCGGCTGGACGGCCCAGCCGACCGGTCCGGTCAGCGCGAAGAAGGTCGCCGCCGGCGGCTCGCTCACCGGCAGCTGGACGGTCACCTCGCCGACGGGCACGCTGCCCGCGTTCTCACAGCTCACGGCGGTGGCCGAGTACCGCCAGCAGGGCCGGACCCAGCAGCTCGCCGATGTCAGGAACGTGCGCGCGGTGCCGGTGGCCCCCACCGCCGACACCGAGGTCAGTGCGCTGCCGTTCTTCACCTCCTCGAACGGCTGGGGACCGGTGGAGCGCAACACCAGCAACGGTGAGCAGGCCGCCGGGGACGGAAAGCCGATCACCATCGGCGGCCAGGTCTACGCCTACGGCCTGGGCACCAACGCGGTCAGCGACGTCGGGATCTACCTCGGCGGCCACTGCACCCGCTTCACCGCCACGGTCGGCGTCGACGCCGAGGCCGGCAGCGCGGGGACGGTCACCTTCAGCGTCCTCGCCGACGGCCGCAACCTGGTCACCACTCCGGTACTCAAGGGCGGCGGCTCGACGGTCTCCATCGACGTCGACACCACCGGCGCCCAACTGCTGGACCTGGTGGTCGGCGACGGCGGGGACGGCAACGGCAACGACCACGGCGACTGGGCCGATGCCAAGGTCGCCTGCAGCTGA
- a CDS encoding glycosyltransferase, translated as MWVSVASLLAWLWLTFGQGGFWHTDVRLPARPETAARPEVAIVVPARDEAEVLPLSLPSLLAQQYPGTARVILVDDGSTDGTGELARKLAEAPGSLPLTVTSPGEPPQGWTGKLWALRHGVELAGDVEYLLLTDADIAHAPASLDSLVAAAEGPTGGAYDLVSQMARLRTETRWERLIVPAFVYFFAQLYPFRWSNRPGSRTAAAAGGCTLVRREALERAGGVAAIRGAVIDDVNLAKAVKRGGGRTWLGLGDQVDSVRPYPEFGQLWRMVSRSAYAQLRHSVLLLVGTALGLSLVYLVPPVLTVVGLATGDPAGLASVSGTAWALMTCTYVPMLRYYRQPPLAALLLPFTALLYLLMTVDSAIQHWRGRGAAWKGRTYPAPSRSEGF; from the coding sequence ATGTGGGTGTCCGTGGCGTCTCTGCTGGCCTGGCTGTGGCTGACCTTCGGTCAGGGCGGCTTCTGGCACACCGATGTGCGACTGCCAGCGCGCCCGGAAACCGCCGCGAGGCCCGAGGTGGCCATTGTGGTGCCGGCCCGGGACGAGGCCGAGGTTCTGCCGCTGAGCCTGCCGTCGCTGCTGGCACAGCAGTACCCGGGGACCGCGCGGGTGATCCTGGTCGACGACGGGAGCACCGACGGCACCGGCGAGCTGGCCCGCAAGCTCGCCGAGGCGCCCGGCTCGCTGCCGCTGACGGTCACCTCCCCCGGTGAGCCGCCACAGGGCTGGACCGGGAAACTGTGGGCGCTGCGGCACGGCGTCGAGCTGGCCGGGGACGTGGAGTACCTGCTGCTCACCGATGCCGACATCGCGCATGCGCCGGCCTCCCTGGACAGCCTGGTGGCCGCCGCCGAAGGGCCGACCGGGGGCGCGTACGACCTGGTGTCGCAGATGGCCCGGCTGCGCACCGAGACCCGCTGGGAGCGGCTGATCGTCCCGGCGTTCGTCTACTTCTTCGCCCAGCTGTACCCGTTCCGGTGGAGCAACCGGCCCGGCTCGCGCACCGCGGCAGCGGCCGGCGGCTGCACGCTGGTGCGGCGTGAGGCGCTGGAGCGGGCCGGCGGGGTCGCCGCGATCAGGGGCGCGGTGATCGACGACGTGAACCTGGCGAAGGCGGTGAAGCGCGGCGGCGGCCGGACCTGGCTGGGGCTGGGCGACCAGGTGGACAGCGTCCGCCCGTACCCGGAGTTCGGGCAGCTGTGGCGGATGGTCTCGCGCAGCGCCTACGCCCAGCTGCGGCACTCTGTGCTGCTGCTGGTGGGAACGGCGCTGGGGCTCTCGCTGGTCTACCTGGTGCCGCCGGTGCTGACCGTGGTCGGGCTGGCGACCGGCGATCCGGCGGGACTCGCCTCGGTGTCCGGCACCGCCTGGGCGCTGATGACCTGCACCTACGTCCCCATGCTGCGCTACTACCGGCAGCCGCCGCTCGCCGCCCTGCTGCTGCCGTTCACGGCGCTGCTGTATCTGCTGATGACCGTGGACTCGGCGATCCAGCACTGGCGCGGACGCGGCGCGGCCTGGAAGGGACGGACGTACCCCGCACCGTCGCGGAGCGAGGGCTTCTGA
- the mshC gene encoding cysteine--1-D-myo-inosityl 2-amino-2-deoxy-alpha-D-glucopyranoside ligase: protein MYAWPATDVPALPGQGSPLRIFDTSAAGVRTVEPGPTARLYVCGITPYDATHLGHAATYNAFDLIQRVWRDAGHDVLYVQNVTDVDDPLLERAVATGQDWTELAERETALFREDMTALRMLPPAHYIGAVEAIPSIVPLIKDLLDSGAAYRLDGDVYFSVESDPHFGEVSRLDEAHMLRYFGERGGDPDRPGKKHKLDPMLWLAARPDEPAWDTEIGHGRPGWHIECVAIALQYLGMEFDIQGGGSDLAFPHHEMGASHAQVLTKSHPFARAYVHAGMVGLQGEKMSKSRGNLVFVSQLRRDGVDPAAIRLALLAHHYRSDWEWTDSDLLRAQERLARWRAAVSRPDGPDAAATLAEVREALADDLNAPRALAVIDAWAAKQDAAGGDDTGAPGVVSRTVDALLGVAL from the coding sequence ATGTATGCCTGGCCCGCCACCGACGTTCCCGCGCTCCCCGGTCAGGGGAGCCCCCTGCGTATCTTCGACACCTCCGCAGCCGGTGTGCGGACCGTGGAGCCGGGCCCGACCGCCCGGCTCTACGTCTGTGGGATCACGCCGTACGACGCCACCCATCTCGGCCACGCGGCCACCTACAACGCTTTCGACCTGATCCAGCGGGTCTGGCGGGACGCCGGCCACGACGTGCTGTACGTCCAGAACGTCACCGACGTCGACGACCCGCTGCTGGAGCGCGCCGTCGCCACCGGCCAGGACTGGACCGAGCTCGCCGAGCGTGAGACCGCGCTGTTCCGCGAGGACATGACGGCGCTGCGGATGCTGCCCCCCGCGCACTACATCGGCGCGGTCGAGGCCATCCCGTCCATCGTCCCGCTGATCAAGGACCTACTGGACTCCGGCGCGGCCTACCGCCTCGACGGCGACGTCTACTTCTCGGTCGAGTCAGACCCGCACTTCGGCGAGGTCTCCCGGCTGGACGAGGCGCATATGCTGCGCTACTTCGGCGAGCGCGGCGGCGACCCGGACCGCCCGGGCAAGAAGCACAAGCTGGACCCCATGCTGTGGCTCGCGGCCCGGCCCGACGAGCCCGCCTGGGACACCGAGATCGGTCACGGACGGCCCGGCTGGCACATCGAGTGCGTGGCCATCGCGCTGCAGTACCTCGGCATGGAGTTCGACATCCAGGGCGGCGGCAGCGACCTCGCCTTCCCGCACCACGAGATGGGCGCCTCGCACGCCCAGGTGCTGACCAAGTCGCACCCCTTCGCCCGCGCCTACGTCCACGCCGGCATGGTGGGTCTGCAGGGCGAGAAGATGTCCAAGTCGCGTGGCAACCTGGTGTTCGTCTCCCAGCTGCGCCGGGACGGGGTGGATCCCGCCGCGATCCGGCTGGCGCTGCTGGCGCACCATTACCGCTCCGACTGGGAGTGGACCGACAGCGACCTGCTGCGCGCCCAGGAGCGGCTGGCCCGCTGGCGCGCGGCGGTCTCCCGTCCCGACGGCCCCGACGCCGCGGCCACCCTGGCCGAGGTACGCGAGGCGCTGGCCGACGACCTGAACGCGCCGCGCGCGCTGGCCGTCATCGACGCCTGGGCCGCCAAGCAGGATGCCGCGGGCGGCGACGACACCGGCGCGCCCGGGGTGGTGTCCCGGACCGTGGATGCACTGCTGGGCGTGGCGCTCTGA
- a CDS encoding aspartate/glutamate racemase family protein — translation MKIALIDSGLGLLSAAAALRGLRPDADLVLSTDPDGMPWGPRTPAGITEHALACARAAAELQPDALIVACNTASVHALEAIRAELEPDIPVIGTVPAIKPAAAAGGPVAIWATPATTGSAYQRGLIRDFAADVEVAEIPCPGLAEAVERADADAVAQAVAAAAALTPPDTRSLVLGCTHYELLDDLIRAAVPGPTFFGSAPAVAGQALRRAAPAAAATQGNGTLLVLRTGRKEELPPEALTYPEGRAL, via the coding sequence ATGAAGATCGCACTCATCGACTCCGGTCTGGGCCTGCTCAGCGCCGCCGCCGCGCTGCGGGGGCTGCGTCCGGACGCGGACCTGGTGCTGTCCACGGACCCGGACGGGATGCCCTGGGGGCCGCGTACCCCTGCCGGTATCACCGAGCATGCGCTGGCCTGTGCCCGCGCGGCGGCCGAGCTGCAGCCGGACGCGCTGATCGTCGCCTGCAACACGGCCTCGGTGCACGCGCTGGAGGCGATCAGGGCGGAGCTGGAGCCGGACATCCCGGTCATCGGCACCGTCCCGGCGATCAAGCCCGCGGCGGCGGCCGGCGGCCCGGTCGCGATCTGGGCCACCCCGGCGACCACCGGAAGCGCCTACCAGCGCGGTCTGATCAGGGACTTCGCGGCAGACGTCGAGGTCGCCGAGATCCCCTGCCCGGGTCTGGCCGAGGCCGTGGAGCGTGCCGACGCCGACGCCGTCGCGCAGGCCGTGGCAGCGGCCGCCGCGCTGACCCCGCCCGACACCCGGTCCCTGGTCCTAGGCTGCACCCACTACGAACTCCTGGACGACCTGATCCGCGCGGCCGTCCCCGGCCCGACCTTCTTCGGCTCCGCCCCGGCCGTAGCCGGCCAGGCCCTCCGCCGCGCCGCCCCAGCCGCCGCAGCCACCCAGGGCAACGGCACCCTCCTGGTCCTCCGCACCGGCCGCAAGGAAGAACTCCCCCCCGAGGCCCTCACCTACCCCGAAGGCCGCGCCCTATAA